The Cetobacterium somerae ATCC BAA-474 DNA window GATATAATGAAAATAGAGCAGAGGAGCGATTTTATCCAGCATCTACTTTTAAGATATATAATTCTTTGATTGGACTAGAGACAGGAGCTGTAAAAAATGTGGATAAAGTTTTTTATAAATATAATGGTGAAAAAGTATTTTTAGAGAGTTGGGCACAAGATTCTAACTTAAGATATGCTATAAAAGTTTCACAAGTTCCAGCATATCAACTTTTAGCTAAAAAAATTGGAATGAAAAAAATGCAAAATGAAATTAATAAACTAAATTTTGGAAATAAAGAGCTAGGAGAAAAAGTTGATCAATTTTGGTTAAGAGGACCTCTAAAAGTTAGTGCAGTAGAACAGTGTAAGTTATTGGCTAAATTAGCTAATAATGAGCTTCCATATTCTAAAAATAATCAAAAACAAATTCAAGACATAACTATTTTAGAAAGTACAAAAGATTGGACTTTACATGGAAAAACTGGCTGGGCAACATCAAACATAGAAATACCTGTAGGTTGGTTTGTTGGTTGGGTAGAGAAAAATGGACAAATTTATAGTTTTGCTATTAACTTAGAAATGAAAGATGGAAAAAA harbors:
- the blaOXA gene encoding class D beta-lactamase; translation: MRKRIFYLINIFFILSLQILALNFTNSEKVEQIFQQNEVKGTFVVYNPQSNSFIGYNENRAEERFYPASTFKIYNSLIGLETGAVKNVDKVFYKYNGEKVFLESWAQDSNLRYAIKVSQVPAYQLLAKKIGMKKMQNEINKLNFGNKELGEKVDQFWLRGPLKVSAVEQCKLLAKLANNELPYSKNNQKQIQDITILESTKDWTLHGKTGWATSNIEIPVGWFVGWVEKNGQIYSFAINLEMKDGKNLFKREKIAKESLKSLGIL